A genomic segment from Bradyrhizobium sp. CB1015 encodes:
- a CDS encoding FAD-binding oxidoreductase, with protein MSPPLNRINSDERLPQQVDVVVIGGGVIGVSAAYHLAKKGHSVALVEKGHVGGEQSSRNWGWCRQQGRAREEIPLAREALRLWEDMQNDAGVDAGFRRTGVLFLTKSKDELASWERWAAVAREQQVHSTVLTPAEVAERMPGNADTWVGGLHTPSDGRAEPSMAVPALATAARKHGVTIHQGCAARGLETIGGRVSAVVTEKGTIRAQSVLLAGGAWSSLFCRRHGIELPIGLVNATACRTTPGPEITSGALGTDFYCIRRRLDGGFTLALRNRGTVELSPDLLRYAWTFWPTYLHRRNGLKMSFGKTFFDQLMRGTSWSFDKPSPFEAERVRDPAPDMSLVNSALAALIKSNPELKDIEIAEAWGGTIDCTPDTIPVISPVDALPGFYLATGFSGHGFGIGPAAGKLAADLVTGATPLVDPAAYSHKRMIDGRRLAPVSPF; from the coding sequence ATGTCCCCGCCGCTCAACCGTATCAACAGCGATGAACGCCTGCCGCAGCAGGTGGACGTCGTCGTCATCGGCGGCGGCGTCATCGGCGTCTCGGCGGCCTATCATCTGGCGAAAAAGGGCCACTCCGTGGCCCTCGTCGAAAAGGGCCATGTCGGCGGCGAGCAGTCGAGCCGCAATTGGGGCTGGTGCCGCCAGCAGGGCCGCGCCCGCGAGGAGATCCCGCTCGCGCGCGAGGCGCTGCGGTTGTGGGAGGACATGCAGAACGACGCCGGCGTCGATGCCGGCTTTCGCCGCACCGGCGTGTTGTTCTTGACCAAGAGCAAGGATGAGCTCGCAAGCTGGGAGCGCTGGGCCGCGGTCGCGCGCGAGCAGCAGGTCCACTCCACCGTCTTGACGCCGGCCGAGGTCGCCGAGCGCATGCCCGGCAATGCCGACACATGGGTCGGCGGCCTGCACACGCCGAGCGATGGCCGTGCCGAGCCGTCGATGGCCGTCCCTGCGCTCGCCACCGCCGCACGCAAGCACGGCGTCACCATCCACCAGGGCTGCGCCGCACGTGGGCTGGAGACGATAGGCGGGCGCGTCAGCGCGGTCGTCACCGAGAAGGGCACCATCCGCGCGCAATCGGTGCTGCTGGCGGGCGGCGCGTGGTCGTCGCTGTTCTGCCGCCGCCACGGCATCGAGCTGCCGATCGGCCTCGTCAACGCCACCGCGTGCCGGACCACGCCGGGACCGGAGATCACCTCCGGCGCGCTCGGCACCGATTTCTACTGCATCCGCCGCCGCCTCGACGGCGGCTTCACGCTGGCGCTGCGCAACCGCGGCACGGTCGAGCTGTCGCCCGATCTGCTGCGCTACGCCTGGACGTTCTGGCCGACCTATCTGCATCGCCGCAACGGATTGAAGATGTCGTTCGGCAAGACGTTCTTCGACCAGCTCATGCGCGGCACCAGCTGGAGTTTCGACAAGCCGTCGCCGTTCGAGGCCGAGCGCGTGCGCGATCCCGCGCCGGACATGTCGCTGGTCAACTCGGCGCTGGCGGCGCTGATCAAGTCGAATCCGGAATTGAAGGACATCGAGATCGCAGAAGCCTGGGGCGGCACCATCGACTGCACGCCCGATACCATTCCGGTGATCTCGCCGGTCGATGCGCTGCCGGGATTCTACCTCGCGACCGGCTTCTCCGGCCACGGCTTCGGCATCGGTCCCGCCGCCGGCAAGCTCGCCGCCGACCTCGTGACGGGCGCGACGCCGCTGGTCGATCCCGCCGCCTACAGCCATAAGCGCATGATCGACGGCCGTCGGCTCGCGCCGGTCAGCCCGTTCTGA
- a CDS encoding glyoxylate/hydroxypyruvate reductase A, with the protein MTVLYKANMGRGAEWARFFAERAPDVPFRLWPDIGDPAAVRYLVTWVPPDDIATTFPNLELVFSVGAGVDQFDTTKVPEHIPLVRMLEPGIAETMVEYVTMAVLALHRDLLDFISQQKQQVWREIRITPARRRRVGVMGLGQLGQAVLERLKTFGFPLSGWNRSPRKIEGVACYAGADALPKFLAQADILVCLLPLTDQTRGILNAELFARLPRGAGLVNVGRGPHLVEADFLAALDNGALSGAVLDVTDPEPLPAGHPFWSHPRILLTPHNASMTTPDTAVDFVLDVIARHRRGEELPGLVDRRRGY; encoded by the coding sequence ATGACGGTTCTCTACAAGGCCAACATGGGTCGCGGCGCCGAGTGGGCGCGCTTCTTCGCGGAGCGTGCGCCCGACGTGCCGTTCCGACTCTGGCCCGACATCGGCGACCCCGCCGCGGTGCGTTATCTCGTGACCTGGGTGCCGCCGGATGACATCGCGACGACCTTTCCCAATCTCGAGCTGGTCTTCTCGGTGGGCGCGGGTGTCGATCAGTTCGACACCACGAAGGTTCCCGAGCACATCCCGCTGGTCCGCATGCTGGAGCCCGGCATCGCCGAGACCATGGTCGAATACGTCACCATGGCCGTGCTCGCCCTGCATCGCGATCTCCTCGATTTCATCAGCCAGCAGAAGCAGCAGGTCTGGCGCGAGATCCGGATCACGCCGGCCAGGCGCCGGCGCGTCGGCGTGATGGGGCTCGGCCAGCTCGGCCAGGCGGTGCTGGAACGGCTCAAGACGTTCGGCTTCCCGCTCTCGGGGTGGAATCGGTCGCCGCGCAAGATCGAAGGCGTCGCCTGTTACGCGGGCGCCGACGCCTTGCCGAAATTTCTGGCGCAGGCCGACATTCTCGTCTGCCTGCTGCCGCTGACGGATCAGACGCGTGGCATTCTCAATGCCGAGCTGTTCGCGCGCCTGCCGCGCGGGGCAGGGCTCGTCAATGTCGGGCGCGGCCCGCATCTCGTCGAGGCCGACTTCCTCGCGGCCCTCGACAACGGCGCGCTGTCCGGTGCGGTGCTCGACGTCACCGATCCCGAGCCGCTGCCTGCAGGCCACCCGTTCTGGAGCCATCCGCGCATCCTGCTGACGCCGCACAATGCCAGCATGACAACGCCCGATACGGCGGTCGATTTCGTGCTCGACGTCATCGCGCGGCATCGCCGCGGCGAGGAGCTGCCGGGACTGGTCGATCGTAGACGGGGCTATTAG
- a CDS encoding ABC transporter ATP-binding protein: protein MSIGTKRSDQAVANAQAPVLSVAGLTTSFMLERQWIPVVRNVSFDIAARETVAIVGESGSGKSVTALSIMRLVPNEIGRVEGRVMLAGRDLLALPEADMKDIRGNDVAMIFQEPMTSLNPVLTIGFQIAEALIQHRGLSRAEAEAETIRLLDRVRIPAAASRFHEHPHRFSGGMRQRVMIAMALACKPKLLIADEPTTALDVTIQAQILELLKELQQEEGMSILFITHDMGVVAEIADRTVVMYGGQAVETDATARIFAAPAHPYTRALLSAVPRLGSMDGRTRPMRFPIVDKVTGTSDEPSETPDTVSPAERPLLEVSNLTTRFPIRSGLFGKVSGRVHAVENVSFTLRAGETLALVGESGCGKSTTGRSILKLTEPDGGTVLIDGQDVLAMNGRALRDVRKHMQIVFQDPFASLNPRMSVGTAIAAPLLANGLATASQARDKVADLLVRVGLSADMAARFPHEFSGGQRQRICIARALALGPKLIVADEAVSALDVSVKAQVVNLMLDLQASMGLAYLFISHDIAVVERISHRVAVMYLGEIVEIGPRASVFGNPRHPYTKKLMAAVPVPDPSRRGTRRQASNDEIRSPVRVPEYQPPVRQYREVSPGHVVQAWGEEWSA, encoded by the coding sequence ATGAGCATCGGTACAAAAAGATCTGATCAGGCCGTTGCCAACGCACAGGCTCCCGTACTCTCCGTCGCCGGCCTCACCACCTCCTTCATGCTCGAGCGGCAATGGATTCCCGTCGTTCGCAACGTCTCGTTCGACATCGCGGCCCGCGAGACCGTCGCGATCGTCGGCGAGTCCGGTTCGGGCAAGAGCGTGACCGCGCTGTCGATCATGCGGCTCGTTCCGAACGAGATCGGTCGCGTCGAGGGCCGGGTCATGCTGGCGGGGCGCGATCTGCTCGCGCTGCCCGAGGCTGATATGAAGGATATCCGCGGCAATGACGTCGCCATGATCTTCCAGGAGCCGATGACGAGCCTCAATCCGGTGCTCACCATCGGCTTCCAGATCGCGGAAGCGCTGATCCAGCATCGCGGCCTGTCGCGCGCGGAGGCGGAGGCGGAGACCATCCGCCTGCTCGATCGCGTCCGCATCCCTGCGGCGGCATCGCGTTTCCACGAGCATCCGCATCGCTTCTCCGGCGGCATGCGCCAGCGCGTGATGATCGCGATGGCGCTGGCTTGCAAGCCGAAGCTCCTGATCGCGGACGAGCCGACCACCGCGCTCGACGTCACCATCCAGGCGCAGATCCTGGAGCTGCTCAAAGAGCTTCAACAGGAAGAGGGGATGTCGATCCTCTTCATCACCCACGATATGGGTGTGGTCGCCGAGATCGCGGACCGCACCGTGGTGATGTATGGCGGGCAGGCGGTGGAGACCGATGCCACCGCGCGCATTTTCGCCGCGCCCGCACATCCCTATACGCGCGCGCTGCTCTCGGCCGTGCCGCGCCTCGGCTCGATGGACGGGCGGACGCGGCCGATGCGTTTTCCGATCGTCGACAAGGTGACCGGGACTTCGGACGAGCCATCCGAGACGCCCGATACGGTCTCACCCGCCGAGCGGCCTTTGCTCGAAGTCTCGAACCTCACCACGCGCTTTCCGATCCGCTCGGGCCTGTTCGGCAAGGTCTCCGGCCGCGTCCATGCGGTCGAGAACGTCTCCTTCACCTTGCGCGCCGGCGAGACACTGGCCCTGGTCGGCGAATCCGGCTGCGGCAAGTCGACCACCGGCCGCTCCATCCTGAAGCTGACGGAGCCGGACGGCGGTACGGTCCTGATCGACGGCCAGGATGTGCTGGCCATGAACGGCCGGGCTTTGCGCGATGTGCGCAAGCACATGCAGATCGTGTTTCAGGATCCGTTCGCGAGCCTCAATCCGCGCATGTCGGTGGGAACGGCGATCGCTGCGCCCTTGCTTGCCAACGGACTCGCGACGGCGTCGCAGGCGCGCGACAAGGTTGCCGACCTGCTCGTCCGCGTCGGCCTCTCCGCCGACATGGCCGCGCGCTTCCCGCATGAATTCTCCGGCGGTCAACGCCAGCGCATCTGCATCGCGCGCGCGCTCGCGCTCGGGCCGAAGCTGATCGTCGCCGACGAAGCGGTCTCCGCGCTCGATGTTTCGGTGAAGGCGCAGGTCGTCAACCTGATGCTCGACCTGCAGGCCAGCATGGGCCTCGCCTATCTCTTCATTTCCCACGACATCGCCGTGGTCGAGCGCATCAGCCACCGCGTCGCCGTGATGTATCTCGGCGAGATCGTCGAGATCGGCCCGCGTGCGTCGGTGTTCGGCAACCCCCGGCATCCCTACACCAAGAAGCTGATGGCTGCCGTGCCGGTGCCCGACCCGTCGCGCCGCGGCACGCGGCGCCAGGCCTCCAATGACGAGATCAGAAGCCCGGTCCGCGTGCCGGAATATCAGCCGCCGGTGCGGCAATATCGCGAAGTGTCGCCCGGCCATGTGGTGCAGGCATGGGGCGAGGAATGGTCGGCATGA
- a CDS encoding adenylate/guanylate cyclase domain-containing protein translates to MQIAEWLDKLGLAQYAERFAQNGIDIGVLPELMDEDFEKLGVLLGHRRKMLRAIADLDPAALIASPVPPQDAERRHLTVMFCDLVGSTALSARLDPEDMWEVIRAYRAACASVVAAYDGRIARFVGDGILVYFGYPRAHEDDAERAVRAGLDMISAIRQLKTGTDERAELRIAIATGLVVVGDLISGDASEEHATIGDTPNLAARLQSLAEPGVVVVASSTRRLLGDLFSLRNLGRREVKGMADPIAVWAVEGATASESRFEAVRAARSIGFVGRKNEIEFILSRQREAWQGRGQIVLISGEAGIGKSRIVATLSESPSLGTHRRVRYQCSPYHTNSALHPFVAQLERAAGIRSHDTPDQKLDKLEAMLAIGTQQVARATPLIAALLSIPTGDHCPPLGLSPAQQRRQTFAVLLDQLEGLARDQPLLIICEDMHWADATTLELFDLAVDRIRGLPILVLLTSRPEFEPSWSGLANVSLLRLDRLDRQDTRALVEQIVVGRQLPREMMEQIIDKTDGIPLFVEELTKMVLESGLLVEDAGRYRLNSPLPPLAIPATLQDSLMARLDRLAPVKEVAQIGAAIGRDFSYALLKTVGGRDDLTLGAALAQLEEAELLLRRGTPPEANYSFKHALVQEAAYESLLKSKRQVLHTRIGDVLREKFPVVAETEPEVLAHHFTEAGLNEIALEWWRKAGQQALKRSAYSEAIAHLGKAIAIADQLPDEPRRMMSRLHLQIAYGRALRGSLGHSAPETVAAWTRARQFAAGIDDPVELAPVHSGLFNACLTHGELAPMRELADAIRSAAERRPDSPVAAVVAHWTGGVTCWFAGEYLNARTHLERALAIYRAEPDPATFRPSALDLPFVIMRFLALVLWPLGGIARARKLAAEAVGTPGEKRALSQANALVHRAVFDGVCGGMLQQTETILALGLARDHTMPLYVAAGTYLNGLAKWRAGDRMAGLADMRHGWTFLHENDCYLCEPFWGMHVALAMADAGEVETGLEILDELIVGTGQSGQHWLDAELHRVRGKLLSRHDPSDESRAEDALKRALDIAQHQQTKTFELRSALELARLYKTNGRAGAASEVLAPVLAEFEAEHGLPEFAQAKELLRNGR, encoded by the coding sequence ATGCAGATTGCGGAGTGGCTCGATAAGCTGGGGCTTGCGCAATACGCCGAGCGCTTTGCCCAAAATGGGATCGACATAGGCGTCCTTCCCGAACTGATGGACGAGGACTTCGAGAAGCTCGGAGTCCTGCTCGGCCATCGCCGCAAAATGCTGCGTGCTATCGCTGACCTCGATCCGGCCGCGTTGATCGCATCGCCCGTTCCTCCTCAGGACGCCGAGCGGCGTCACCTCACCGTCATGTTTTGCGATCTGGTCGGCTCGACTGCGCTCTCGGCGCGTCTCGATCCCGAGGATATGTGGGAGGTGATCCGGGCCTATCGCGCTGCCTGCGCGAGCGTGGTTGCTGCTTATGATGGCAGGATAGCCAGATTCGTCGGTGACGGAATACTCGTCTATTTCGGCTATCCGCGCGCCCACGAAGATGATGCCGAGCGCGCGGTCCGCGCCGGCCTCGACATGATCTCCGCGATACGCCAGCTCAAGACAGGGACCGACGAACGAGCTGAACTGCGGATCGCAATTGCGACCGGACTTGTGGTGGTCGGCGACCTCATCAGCGGAGATGCGTCGGAGGAGCACGCAACCATCGGCGACACACCAAACCTCGCGGCCCGGCTCCAGAGCCTGGCGGAGCCGGGGGTCGTCGTCGTTGCTTCATCGACGCGCCGGTTGCTTGGCGATCTCTTCTCCCTGCGCAATCTCGGTCGCCGTGAGGTCAAGGGAATGGCAGACCCCATCGCAGTCTGGGCGGTGGAAGGAGCGACCGCATCCGAGAGTCGCTTCGAGGCAGTCCGTGCCGCGCGCTCGATCGGCTTTGTCGGACGCAAGAACGAGATCGAGTTCATCCTCTCGCGCCAGCGGGAGGCATGGCAGGGCCGGGGCCAGATCGTGTTGATTTCCGGCGAGGCGGGCATTGGCAAGTCGCGTATTGTGGCAACGCTGTCCGAAAGCCCCTCGTTGGGGACGCACCGCCGCGTGCGATATCAGTGTTCGCCTTACCACACCAACAGCGCGCTTCATCCCTTTGTCGCGCAGCTCGAGCGCGCCGCCGGAATTCGCTCGCACGACACGCCGGATCAAAAGCTCGACAAGCTCGAGGCAATGCTGGCAATAGGAACCCAGCAGGTCGCCCGGGCAACACCGCTCATTGCGGCTCTGCTTTCGATTCCCACCGGCGACCATTGCCCGCCCCTCGGCTTGAGCCCGGCGCAGCAGCGGCGGCAGACATTTGCCGTCCTTCTCGATCAGCTTGAGGGACTGGCGCGAGACCAGCCGCTGCTGATCATCTGCGAGGATATGCATTGGGCCGATGCCACGACACTTGAACTGTTCGATCTCGCGGTCGATCGGATCAGAGGACTGCCGATACTCGTGCTCCTGACGTCCCGGCCGGAGTTCGAGCCCTCCTGGTCGGGCCTTGCCAACGTCAGTCTGTTGCGGCTCGACCGGCTCGATCGGCAGGACACGCGCGCGCTCGTCGAGCAGATCGTCGTCGGTCGCCAGCTGCCACGCGAGATGATGGAGCAGATCATCGACAAGACCGATGGCATTCCGTTATTCGTCGAGGAATTGACCAAGATGGTGCTGGAATCCGGGCTGCTCGTCGAGGATGCCGGGCGCTACCGCCTGAATAGTCCGCTGCCGCCGCTTGCCATCCCTGCGACGCTGCAGGATTCGCTGATGGCGCGGCTCGATCGGCTCGCTCCGGTCAAGGAGGTGGCGCAGATAGGCGCCGCCATTGGCCGCGACTTCTCGTACGCGCTGCTGAAAACCGTGGGGGGACGCGACGATCTGACGCTGGGCGCGGCGCTGGCACAACTCGAAGAGGCCGAACTGCTGCTGCGTCGTGGGACGCCGCCCGAAGCAAATTACAGTTTCAAGCACGCCCTTGTTCAGGAAGCGGCCTACGAGAGTCTGCTCAAGAGCAAACGGCAGGTGCTTCACACACGAATTGGCGATGTCCTGCGCGAGAAGTTTCCAGTCGTCGCCGAGACCGAGCCGGAAGTTCTCGCGCACCACTTCACCGAGGCGGGGCTGAACGAGATCGCGCTCGAGTGGTGGCGCAAGGCGGGCCAGCAGGCGTTGAAACGCTCGGCCTATTCCGAGGCGATCGCGCATCTCGGCAAGGCCATTGCGATCGCCGATCAATTGCCTGACGAGCCCCGCCGGATGATGAGCAGGCTGCATCTTCAAATCGCATATGGCCGTGCCTTGCGGGGCAGCCTCGGCCACAGCGCTCCGGAAACGGTCGCCGCATGGACGCGCGCGCGCCAATTCGCGGCCGGTATCGATGATCCCGTTGAACTTGCGCCGGTCCATTCCGGCCTCTTCAATGCCTGCCTGACGCACGGCGAACTTGCTCCGATGCGGGAGCTGGCGGATGCCATCAGGAGCGCCGCTGAGCGACGGCCAGACTCGCCGGTGGCCGCCGTCGTGGCCCATTGGACTGGCGGCGTGACCTGCTGGTTCGCCGGCGAGTATTTGAACGCGCGTACGCATCTTGAGCGGGCGCTGGCAATCTATCGGGCCGAACCGGATCCCGCGACCTTCAGGCCTTCGGCGCTGGATCTCCCGTTCGTGATCATGCGATTTCTCGCCCTGGTGCTCTGGCCGCTCGGCGGCATCGCTCGTGCGCGCAAGCTCGCCGCGGAAGCGGTGGGTACTCCGGGAGAAAAACGGGCGCTGTCCCAGGCCAATGCGCTGGTTCATCGCGCTGTGTTCGACGGAGTGTGCGGGGGCATGTTGCAGCAGACAGAGACGATCCTGGCGCTCGGTCTCGCACGCGACCATACGATGCCGCTGTACGTGGCCGCCGGCACCTACCTGAACGGCCTCGCCAAGTGGCGTGCCGGCGACCGAATGGCCGGACTGGCGGACATGCGTCACGGCTGGACCTTCCTGCACGAGAACGATTGCTACCTCTGCGAACCGTTCTGGGGGATGCATGTCGCCCTGGCGATGGCAGATGCAGGCGAAGTCGAGACCGGGCTGGAAATCCTGGACGAATTGATCGTCGGGACGGGACAATCCGGCCAGCATTGGCTTGACGCCGAGCTGCACCGTGTCCGCGGTAAGCTCTTATCGCGCCATGACCCCTCGGACGAATCCAGGGCCGAAGACGCCCTCAAGCGAGCGCTGGACATCGCACAACATCAGCAGACCAAGACCTTCGAGCTGCGCAGCGCCCTTGAACTTGCACGCCTGTACAAGACAAATGGCCGGGCGGGTGCGGCATCCGAAGTGCTCGCGCCCGTGCTCGCTGAATTCGAGGCGGAGCATGGTCTTCCCGAATTCGCGCAAGCGAAAGAGCTGCTTAGGAATGGGCGTTAG
- a CDS encoding HlyD family efflux transporter periplasmic adaptor subunit: MVRLHVERFIRSRIARRSLALGIIALSGWALLPYVTYRIAPSAYVNAELMRVTAPMAGQLSSDLPRKGEYFEHTRMVPLVEARSPDRRHLMDLDQQLAMSTKRAELARRQLEEIAELDRKLRERSEDYRSGMVARLSHEIGETEVERGGCLAEARQRNDVAGRMERLVKLGISSQIRSGEAQASQEATATRCQMAEERLRRLKTELGAAGKGIYLRGDANDVPYSQQQRERLVLRRQELETDLLQNSSRAAQLAAEIAEERTRLDRLDHYDLSLPAAHVVWSVAASPGSMVTEGQSVFDFADCKRRFIVVELPERDFEKIKAGDAATVRLIGSREWKSGQIRQVRGSAAYGDDRLLAARVPRPDPGNITIEISLPPNETSADRNGSCDIGRLAEVRFERRADGLLRLVSSKLKWLTARLELDQSPL, encoded by the coding sequence GTGGTTCGCTTGCATGTCGAACGTTTCATTCGCAGCCGGATCGCTCGGCGGTCCCTGGCACTCGGGATCATCGCTCTCAGCGGATGGGCCTTGTTGCCGTATGTGACCTACCGAATCGCCCCCTCCGCCTATGTCAATGCCGAGCTCATGCGGGTGACTGCGCCGATGGCGGGTCAGCTCTCGTCAGATCTTCCACGCAAGGGTGAATATTTCGAGCACACCCGGATGGTGCCGCTGGTCGAGGCGCGTTCGCCGGATCGCCGGCACCTCATGGACCTTGATCAGCAGCTGGCCATGTCCACCAAACGCGCCGAGCTTGCACGCCGGCAACTCGAGGAAATCGCCGAGCTCGATCGCAAGCTCCGTGAGCGAAGCGAGGACTATCGTTCGGGGATGGTAGCGCGCCTGAGCCACGAGATAGGTGAAACGGAAGTTGAAAGAGGCGGCTGTCTCGCTGAGGCGCGGCAGCGCAACGATGTCGCGGGCCGCATGGAGAGGCTCGTGAAGCTCGGCATTAGTTCGCAGATCCGCTCCGGTGAGGCCCAGGCCTCGCAGGAGGCAACCGCAACGCGGTGTCAGATGGCCGAGGAACGCCTGCGGCGCCTCAAGACGGAATTGGGGGCGGCCGGCAAGGGCATTTATCTTCGTGGCGATGCCAACGACGTGCCCTATTCTCAGCAGCAGCGCGAGCGGCTTGTCCTCCGCCGCCAGGAGCTCGAGACAGACCTGTTGCAGAACAGCTCACGTGCCGCGCAGTTGGCCGCGGAAATTGCAGAGGAACGCACTCGACTTGATCGTCTCGATCACTACGATCTGTCCTTGCCCGCAGCCCATGTGGTCTGGTCGGTCGCGGCCAGCCCGGGCTCGATGGTCACGGAAGGGCAGTCGGTGTTCGATTTCGCAGATTGCAAACGCCGGTTTATCGTCGTTGAACTACCCGAGCGCGATTTCGAGAAGATCAAGGCCGGAGATGCGGCAACCGTCCGCCTGATTGGGAGTCGCGAATGGAAGAGCGGCCAGATCCGGCAGGTCCGCGGATCGGCCGCGTACGGCGATGATCGGCTGCTTGCGGCTAGGGTGCCGCGGCCTGATCCGGGCAACATTACCATTGAGATATCGCTTCCGCCCAATGAGACGTCGGCCGACCGCAATGGCTCCTGCGATATCGGACGGTTGGCCGAGGTGCGCTTCGAGCGCAGAGCCGACGGCCTGCTACGATTGGTCAGCTCGAAGTTGAAATGGCTGACCGCTCGCCTGGAACTCGACCAATCGCCCCTGTGA
- a CDS encoding glycosyltransferase encodes MADRSPGTRPIAPVSEMFHASHDSASLSQLFAPMLGIFAAMYLLAPTFPVARPWARLAVFAVVWLVVARYLEWRIFTTVLPASGTWYQVGWIWFCLFVELLTFTDQFILYLTFLRRTDRRSEADQHEHRLRSLPDDELPSVDVFIPTYDEPFEVLEKTITGALCLDYPNLQVWVLDDGRRPWLRALCTQKGAGYLTRADNLNAKAGNINHALTKTSGEFFAIFDADFVPQRNFLMRTMGFFADPKVGIVQIPHVFYNEDPMQANLGLHRGLPDEQRFFFDSIMPARDGWDGAFCCGSNSVTRRAALRAVGDALPTQSITEDILLTLVLLRKGYVTRYLCEPLAIGLAPESLDAFFVQRQRWARGAIQTLYLAAGPLGPGLGLMHRLLFFPTHWLSLGLRALMVVVVPIVFMWTGLAPVVDVTPESVFYYLFPAILALNGGISWFAPHVHFPLAAQVSATIQSFKILPTVLGTLVKPAGHAFRVTPKGAAARRASYAAEIFWPSAVLMALTVVGVVLNTIPEWRIIDHPAALPMVAFWSVVNIVVLFFVCMTSLQARMGRTEERFDIDETILIQTGTGEQLSGRVSNISLSGAGVLLGSGIDCPRAGEPLRVHIMQVGWVDAVIAQQRGRLIGVQFKLPQSLERDLLIRKLFTVARLKRNGAIACSVNRAMLKNIWSMAAPLPHIVAGGAKPASVSPTERLPAESMVIRPQPRTDDFAHLAGARSLHPTSFTEPGFGRVAGTVLEAVAPS; translated from the coding sequence ATGGCTGACCGCTCGCCTGGAACTCGACCAATCGCCCCTGTGAGCGAGATGTTCCATGCAAGCCATGACTCTGCCTCTCTCTCTCAGCTGTTCGCGCCGATGCTGGGCATCTTTGCTGCGATGTATCTGTTGGCGCCGACCTTCCCAGTCGCGCGCCCTTGGGCGCGTCTTGCGGTCTTTGCCGTGGTTTGGCTTGTGGTGGCCCGCTATCTCGAATGGCGTATTTTCACCACCGTGCTGCCGGCAAGCGGGACCTGGTATCAGGTCGGCTGGATCTGGTTCTGTCTGTTCGTCGAGCTTCTGACTTTCACAGATCAGTTCATTCTCTATCTGACGTTCCTTCGCAGGACCGATCGCCGAAGCGAAGCAGATCAGCACGAGCATCGGCTTCGCAGCCTGCCGGATGATGAGCTGCCCTCGGTCGACGTCTTTATTCCGACCTATGACGAGCCATTCGAGGTGCTGGAAAAGACGATCACCGGTGCGCTGTGCCTGGACTATCCGAACCTTCAGGTCTGGGTCTTGGATGATGGTCGCAGGCCTTGGCTCAGGGCACTCTGCACGCAAAAGGGCGCCGGCTATCTCACGCGCGCCGACAATTTGAATGCCAAGGCCGGCAATATCAATCATGCCCTGACCAAGACGAGTGGCGAGTTCTTCGCGATCTTTGATGCGGATTTCGTGCCGCAGCGCAATTTCCTGATGCGCACGATGGGCTTCTTCGCTGATCCAAAGGTCGGAATCGTTCAGATCCCGCACGTCTTCTACAATGAGGACCCGATGCAGGCGAATCTCGGCCTGCACAGGGGACTGCCGGACGAACAACGGTTCTTCTTCGATTCCATCATGCCCGCGCGCGACGGCTGGGATGGTGCTTTTTGTTGTGGTTCCAACTCCGTCACGCGTCGCGCAGCACTCCGCGCGGTAGGCGATGCCTTGCCGACCCAGTCCATTACGGAAGACATCCTGCTGACGCTCGTCCTGCTGCGCAAGGGATACGTCACCCGCTATCTCTGCGAACCGCTGGCGATTGGACTGGCGCCGGAAAGCCTTGATGCCTTTTTCGTGCAGCGGCAACGCTGGGCGCGTGGCGCGATCCAGACGCTGTACCTCGCCGCCGGCCCGCTCGGCCCCGGACTGGGCTTGATGCATCGGCTCCTCTTCTTTCCGACGCATTGGCTCTCATTGGGCTTGCGGGCGCTCATGGTCGTGGTGGTTCCGATCGTGTTCATGTGGACCGGCTTGGCGCCTGTCGTCGATGTCACCCCCGAATCGGTGTTCTACTACTTGTTCCCCGCGATCCTGGCGCTCAACGGCGGCATCTCCTGGTTCGCGCCGCACGTGCATTTTCCGCTCGCCGCTCAGGTGTCGGCGACGATCCAGAGCTTCAAGATATTGCCGACGGTGCTGGGGACTCTCGTCAAGCCGGCGGGACATGCGTTCAGGGTGACGCCGAAGGGCGCTGCCGCGCGGCGCGCAAGTTACGCTGCGGAGATATTCTGGCCGTCGGCGGTCCTGATGGCGTTGACGGTTGTCGGTGTGGTTCTGAACACGATCCCGGAATGGCGCATCATCGATCATCCGGCGGCTCTACCGATGGTCGCCTTCTGGTCGGTCGTGAACATCGTCGTGCTTTTCTTCGTCTGCATGACCTCGCTGCAGGCGCGGATGGGACGTACCGAGGAGCGTTTCGACATCGACGAAACTATCTTGATCCAGACCGGGACCGGCGAGCAGCTTTCTGGACGCGTAAGCAACATCTCCCTCTCTGGCGCCGGCGTTCTGCTTGGCTCCGGCATTGACTGTCCTCGCGCCGGAGAGCCGCTGCGCGTGCACATCATGCAGGTGGGATGGGTAGATGCGGTGATTGCGCAACAAAGGGGCCGGCTCATCGGGGTGCAGTTCAAATTGCCGCAGTCGCTTGAACGAGACCTGCTGATCCGAAAGCTCTTTACCGTCGCCCGTCTGAAGCGGAACGGTGCCATCGCGTGCTCGGTGAATAGGGCGATGCTCAAGAACATCTGGTCGATGGCCGCGCCGTTGCCCCACATTGTTGCAGGCGGCGCGAAGCCCGCGTCGGTCTCGCCGACCGAGCGTCTGCCGGCAGAGAGCATGGTCATTCGGCCTCAACCGCGGACAGACGATTTTGCACATCTTGCCGGGGCTCGAAGCCTGCATCCGACGAGTTTCACTGAACCTGGCTTTGGCCGAGTGGCCGGCACAGTGCTCGAGGCCGTCGCGCCGAGTTGA